One region of Trinickia violacea genomic DNA includes:
- a CDS encoding 3-hydroxyacyl-CoA dehydrogenase yields the protein MEIRGNAFLITGGASGLGAATARLLAEHGGKVVIADLNESAGTALAKELGGVFVKCDVTREEDATQAVAAATQLGTLSGLVNCAGVAPAIKTVGKDGPHPLDAFAKTVSINLIGTFNVLRLAAAAMAKNEPNANGERGVIINTASVAAFDGQIGQAAYAASKSGVAGMTLPIARDLSRNAIRVMTIAPGIFETPMLLGMPQEVQDALGAMVPFPPRLGKPIEYAMLVKQILDNTMLNGEVIRLDGAIRMQPK from the coding sequence ATGGAGATTCGCGGCAACGCATTTCTGATTACCGGCGGCGCGTCCGGCCTCGGCGCAGCCACCGCGCGCCTGTTGGCGGAGCACGGCGGCAAGGTCGTGATCGCCGACCTGAACGAAAGTGCGGGCACTGCGCTGGCGAAGGAACTCGGCGGCGTGTTCGTCAAATGCGACGTGACGCGCGAAGAAGACGCGACGCAGGCCGTCGCGGCGGCGACCCAGCTCGGCACGCTCTCCGGGCTCGTGAACTGCGCGGGCGTCGCGCCCGCGATCAAGACCGTCGGCAAGGACGGCCCGCACCCGCTCGACGCCTTCGCAAAGACCGTCTCGATCAATCTGATCGGCACCTTCAACGTGCTGCGCCTGGCAGCGGCGGCGATGGCCAAGAACGAGCCGAACGCGAACGGCGAGCGCGGCGTGATCATCAACACGGCGTCGGTCGCGGCGTTCGACGGGCAAATCGGCCAAGCGGCCTATGCCGCCTCGAAGAGCGGCGTGGCCGGCATGACGCTGCCGATCGCACGCGACCTGTCGCGCAACGCGATCCGCGTGATGACGATCGCTCCCGGCATCTTCGAGACGCCGATGCTGCTCGGCATGCCGCAGGAAGTGCAGGACGCGCTCGGCGCGATGGTGCCGTTCCCCCCGCGCCTCGGCAAACCCATCGAGTACGCGATGCTCGTCAAGCAGATCCTCGACAACACGATGCTGAACGGCGAAGTGATTCGTCTCGACGGGGCAATCCGGATGCAACCCAAGTAA
- the adk gene encoding adenylate kinase, protein MRLILLGAPGAGKGTQANFIKEKFGIPQISTGDMLRAAVKAGTPLGLEAKRYMDAGELVTDELIINLVKERLQAPDCANGYLFDGFPRTLPQAEAMKEAGVAIDYVLEIDVPFDEIIVRMSGRRTHPASGRTYHVKFNPPKVEGKDDVTGEPLIQRDDDKEETVKKRLDVYVAQTKPLIDYYNQWAQRGAENGLNAPEYRRISGIGSVDEIRQRVFDALK, encoded by the coding sequence ATGCGTTTGATCCTGTTGGGCGCGCCCGGCGCGGGCAAGGGCACCCAGGCAAACTTCATCAAGGAAAAATTCGGGATTCCGCAGATTTCCACCGGCGACATGCTGCGCGCGGCGGTCAAGGCGGGCACGCCGCTCGGCCTCGAAGCGAAGCGCTACATGGACGCGGGCGAGCTCGTCACGGATGAACTCATCATCAATCTCGTCAAAGAACGCCTGCAAGCGCCGGATTGCGCAAACGGCTATCTGTTCGACGGCTTTCCGCGCACGCTGCCGCAAGCGGAAGCGATGAAGGAAGCGGGCGTCGCGATCGATTACGTGCTCGAAATCGACGTGCCGTTCGACGAGATCATCGTCCGCATGAGCGGCCGCCGCACGCACCCGGCATCGGGCCGCACGTACCACGTGAAGTTCAATCCGCCGAAAGTCGAGGGCAAGGACGACGTGACGGGCGAGCCGCTGATCCAGCGCGATGACGACAAGGAAGAGACGGTGAAGAAGCGCCTCGACGTGTACGTTGCGCAAACGAAACCGCTGATCGACTACTACAACCAGTGGGCGCAGCGCGGTGCCGAGAACGGCTTGAACGCGCCGGAATACCGCCGCATCTCGGGCATCGGTTCGGTCGATGAAATTCGTCAGCGCGTGTTCGATGCGCTGAAGTGA
- the kdsB gene encoding 3-deoxy-manno-octulosonate cytidylyltransferase → MTATARSNVPPFVAVVPARLASTRLPEKPLADIGGKPMVVRVAERARESGAEQVLIATDAPSVLDAARAHGIDALLTRADHPSGTDRLAEVAAHFGWSDDTIVVNVQGDEPLIDPALVRGVAAHLAANADCAIATAAHPISDPAEVFSPNVVKVVLDKRGVALYFSRAPIPWMRDAYQPHWSAAEPNVADLAAMPAPPADTVFRHIGLYAYRARFLRTYPTLAQAPIEHTEVLEQLRAMWHGERIAVLVTHEAPAPGVDTPADLERVRSLFRSES, encoded by the coding sequence ATGACCGCTACCGCTCGCTCCAACGTACCGCCCTTCGTGGCCGTCGTGCCGGCCCGCCTCGCGTCCACGCGCCTGCCTGAGAAACCGCTCGCCGACATCGGCGGCAAGCCGATGGTCGTGCGCGTCGCCGAGCGCGCGCGCGAGTCGGGCGCCGAGCAAGTGCTGATCGCAACCGACGCCCCCAGCGTGCTCGACGCCGCCCGCGCGCACGGGATCGACGCGCTTTTGACGCGCGCCGACCACCCGTCGGGCACCGACCGCCTTGCCGAAGTCGCCGCGCACTTCGGCTGGAGCGACGACACGATCGTCGTCAACGTGCAAGGCGACGAACCGCTGATCGACCCGGCGCTCGTGCGCGGCGTAGCGGCGCACCTCGCTGCGAACGCCGATTGCGCGATCGCCACCGCGGCGCACCCGATTTCCGATCCCGCCGAAGTCTTCAGCCCGAACGTCGTGAAGGTCGTGCTCGACAAGCGCGGCGTCGCGCTGTATTTCTCGCGCGCGCCGATCCCCTGGATGCGCGACGCGTATCAACCGCATTGGTCGGCGGCCGAACCGAACGTCGCGGACCTCGCTGCCATGCCCGCGCCGCCGGCCGACACCGTGTTCCGCCACATCGGCCTGTACGCCTATCGCGCGCGTTTCCTGCGCACCTACCCCACGCTCGCGCAAGCGCCGATCGAGCACACCGAAGTGCTCGAGCAATTGCGCGCGATGTGGCACGGCGAGCGCATTGCGGTGCTCGTCACGCATGAAGCACCCGCACCGGGCGTCGATACGCCGGCCGATCTGGAACGCGTAAGGTCCCTTTTTCGGTCTGAAAGCTAA
- a CDS encoding Trm112 family protein, with protein sequence MDARLLEILVCPICKGPLSYDRSAQELICNADKLAYPIRDGIPVMLVDEARQTVEGTPVEPLNPSSGS encoded by the coding sequence GTGGACGCTCGCCTGCTTGAAATTCTCGTTTGCCCCATTTGCAAGGGGCCGCTCAGCTACGACCGCTCCGCGCAGGAACTGATCTGCAATGCCGACAAGCTCGCGTATCCGATCCGCGACGGCATCCCGGTGATGCTGGTCGACGAAGCGCGCCAGACGGTCGAAGGCACGCCGGTCGAGCCGCTCAATCCGTCGTCCGGGTCCTGA
- the lpxK gene encoding tetraacyldisaccharide 4'-kinase, protein MNRLASRLEARLTREWQRRGALAWALLPFACVFGAVAALRRMSFAFGWQKRVPIGVPVVIVGNVTVGGTGKTPTVIALVEALRSAGFTPGVVSRGYRAKIKGPAAVTPSSSPDQAGDEPLLIARRTGAPVFVCPDRVAAALALLAAHRDIDVIVSDDGLQHYRLARDVELVVFDQRLGGNGFLLPAGPLREPLSRRRDATLINSPYQRTLPAWPNTYALNLTPGDAWHLANPALRRPLTQFANQRVLAAAGIGSPERFFATLRAAGLSPATRALPDHYAFHDNPFVDADADAILITEKDAVKLGTWRDARIWVVPVEAALDPRLIALVVEKLRGRSPA, encoded by the coding sequence ATGAACCGCCTCGCCTCCCGTCTGGAAGCGCGCCTCACGCGCGAATGGCAGCGCCGCGGCGCGCTCGCGTGGGCGCTGCTCCCGTTCGCCTGCGTGTTCGGCGCCGTCGCCGCGCTGCGCCGCATGAGCTTCGCATTCGGGTGGCAAAAGCGCGTGCCGATCGGCGTGCCGGTCGTGATCGTCGGCAATGTGACCGTCGGCGGAACCGGCAAGACGCCGACCGTCATTGCCCTCGTCGAAGCCTTGCGCTCGGCCGGCTTCACGCCCGGCGTCGTATCGCGCGGCTATCGCGCGAAAATCAAGGGGCCCGCTGCCGTCACGCCGTCATCGTCCCCGGATCAGGCTGGCGACGAGCCGCTGCTGATCGCCCGCCGCACCGGCGCGCCGGTATTCGTGTGCCCGGACCGCGTCGCGGCGGCCCTCGCACTGCTCGCCGCCCATCGCGACATCGACGTGATCGTCAGCGACGACGGCCTCCAGCACTACCGTCTCGCGCGCGATGTCGAGCTCGTCGTGTTCGATCAGCGCCTCGGCGGCAACGGCTTTCTGCTGCCGGCCGGGCCACTGCGCGAACCGCTCTCGCGCCGGCGCGACGCGACGCTCATCAACAGCCCGTATCAGCGCACGCTGCCCGCGTGGCCGAACACCTACGCACTGAATCTCACGCCCGGCGACGCCTGGCACCTCGCCAACCCGGCCCTGCGGCGCCCGCTTACGCAGTTCGCGAACCAGCGCGTGCTGGCGGCAGCGGGCATCGGCTCGCCCGAGCGTTTTTTTGCGACGCTGCGCGCGGCAGGCCTATCGCCGGCTACGCGCGCGTTGCCCGACCACTACGCGTTTCACGACAATCCGTTCGTCGATGCCGACGCCGATGCCATCCTGATAACCGAAAAGGATGCGGTAAAATTAGGGACTTGGCGCGACGCGCGGATCTGGGTCGTTCCCGTCGAAGCCGCGCTGGACCCTCGCCTCATCGCCCTAGTTGTGGAGAAACTCCGTGGACGCTCGCCTGCTTGA
- the xseA gene encoding exodeoxyribonuclease VII large subunit has product MQSDTPFSSPGQRAGSSAGPFGSDAVVPVSALNRAISTMLERTFPLVWVSGEVSNFTRAASGHWYFSIKDAQAQMRCVMFRGRAQYAEFTPREGDKIEVRALVTMYEPRGELQLNVEAVRRTGQGRLYEAFLRLKAQLEAEGLFAAERKRALPAHPRAIGIVTSLQAAALRDVLTTLARRAPHIPVIVYPAPVQGVGASEKVAAMVETANARREVEVLIVCRGGGSIEDLWAFNEEALARAIAASELPVVSGVGHETDFTIADFAADVRAPTPTGAAELVSPQRALLLRDLDHRHATIARSFGRMMERRAQQLDWLARRLVSPAERLQRQRTHLQQLQVRLASAGARPVRDARARFALVQLRWQRWRPDLAMHRNALAGLAQRLESAALRHHERQTARVETLAARLEVLSPKRTLERGYAALLDAQNGRAVRSPSALKLNRRLTVHLAEGSADIALADIQPRLSDSL; this is encoded by the coding sequence ATGCAATCGGATACCCCTTTTTCTTCCCCCGGACAGCGCGCCGGAAGCTCGGCCGGCCCGTTTGGAAGCGACGCCGTCGTGCCGGTTTCGGCGCTCAATCGCGCGATCAGCACGATGCTCGAGCGGACCTTTCCGCTCGTCTGGGTGTCGGGCGAAGTGTCGAATTTCACGCGTGCGGCGAGCGGTCACTGGTACTTCTCGATCAAGGACGCGCAGGCGCAGATGCGCTGCGTGATGTTCCGCGGCCGCGCGCAGTACGCCGAGTTCACGCCGCGCGAAGGCGACAAGATCGAGGTGCGCGCGCTCGTCACGATGTACGAGCCGCGCGGCGAACTGCAGCTGAACGTCGAGGCGGTGCGGCGCACCGGGCAGGGGCGCCTGTATGAAGCGTTCCTGCGGCTCAAGGCGCAGCTCGAAGCCGAAGGACTCTTCGCCGCCGAACGCAAGCGCGCCTTGCCGGCGCACCCGCGCGCGATCGGCATCGTCACGTCGTTGCAGGCCGCGGCACTGCGCGATGTGCTCACGACGTTGGCGCGCCGCGCCCCGCATATTCCGGTGATCGTCTATCCGGCGCCCGTGCAGGGCGTGGGCGCGAGCGAGAAAGTCGCGGCGATGGTCGAGACCGCGAATGCGAGGCGCGAGGTGGAGGTGTTGATCGTCTGTCGAGGGGGCGGGTCGATCGAGGACTTATGGGCGTTCAACGAAGAGGCGCTGGCGCGGGCGATCGCGGCGAGCGAGTTGCCGGTGGTGAGCGGCGTCGGCCATGAGACCGATTTCACGATCGCCGATTTTGCCGCCGACGTGCGCGCGCCGACGCCCACCGGCGCCGCCGAACTCGTCAGCCCGCAGCGGGCGCTCCTGCTGCGCGATCTCGACCATCGACACGCCACGATCGCCCGCAGCTTCGGCCGCATGATGGAGCGCCGCGCGCAGCAGCTCGACTGGCTCGCGCGCCGGCTCGTGAGCCCGGCGGAGCGTTTGCAGCGGCAGCGCACGCACTTGCAGCAGTTGCAGGTGAGGCTGGCGTCGGCCGGGGCGCGTCCGGTGCGCGATGCGCGTGCGCGTTTCGCGCTCGTGCAGTTGCGCTGGCAGCGCTGGCGGCCCGATCTCGCGATGCATCGCAATGCATTGGCGGGGCTCGCGCAGCGGCTCGAAAGCGCCGCGCTTCGGCATCACGAACGGCAGACCGCACGCGTCGAAACGCTGGCCGCAAGACTCGAAGTGCTGAGCCCGAAACGCACGCTCGAGCGCGGCTATGCGGCGCTGCTCGATGCGCAGAACGGCCGTGCGGTGCGCTCGCCATCTGCGCTGAAACTCAACCGCCGTCTGACAGTCCATCTCGCAGAAGGGTCGGCCGACATCGCGCTCGCCGACATTCAGCCGCGCCTTTCCGATAGCCTTTGA
- the sodB gene encoding superoxide dismutase [Fe], whose amino-acid sequence MEHTLPPLPYAKNALAPHMSEETLEFHYGKHHQTYVTNLNKLIPGTEFESLSLEEIVKKSSGGVFNNAAQIWNHTFFWNSLSPNGGGAPTGALGDAINAKWGSYDKFKEAFTATAVGTFGSGWAWLVKKADGSLDLVSTSNAATPLTTDAKPLLTIDVWEHAYYIDYRNARPKFVEAFWNIVNWDFAAKNFGA is encoded by the coding sequence ATGGAACATACGCTCCCGCCGCTGCCGTACGCGAAGAACGCACTCGCCCCGCACATGTCGGAAGAGACGCTCGAGTTTCACTATGGCAAGCATCATCAGACTTATGTGACCAACCTGAACAAGCTGATTCCGGGCACCGAGTTCGAGAGCCTGTCGCTCGAAGAGATCGTGAAGAAGTCGTCGGGCGGCGTCTTCAACAACGCAGCGCAAATCTGGAATCACACGTTCTTCTGGAACAGCCTCTCGCCGAACGGCGGCGGCGCACCGACGGGCGCGCTCGGCGACGCGATCAACGCGAAGTGGGGTTCCTACGACAAGTTCAAGGAAGCGTTCACGGCAACGGCAGTCGGCACGTTCGGCTCGGGCTGGGCATGGCTCGTGAAGAAGGCCGATGGCTCGCTCGATCTGGTTTCGACCAGCAACGCCGCCACGCCGCTCACGACCGATGCGAAGCCGCTCCTCACGATCGACGTGTGGGAACACGCTTACTACATCGACTACCGCAACGCGCGTCCGAAGTTTGTCGAAGCGTTCTGGAACATCGTGAACTGGGACTTCGCTGCGAAGAATTTCGGCGCGTAA
- a CDS encoding reverse transcriptase domain-containing protein, with amino-acid sequence MPSNAFSTVFSQGALRDAWRYLLSATSRQSRNTVGVDDVSINDFLSDEKGQLNRLVRDVRQQSFRFSLLRPHLIPKSNGKDRLICVPTVRDRIVQRALLDFIATRYADKFANNVSYGFVKKRGVKKAVVDACALRAEHPWVFKTDITSFFDRIDRSRLTSAIRRSIRERSLHETLLGAVSCEIQPAGGNTGRRIKQLGIRRGLGVRQGMPLSPFFSNIMLADFDRSIETRGLRAVRYADDLIFFADSRDACEALAAFCAEQLGRIGLEIPPVAAGTKSVIYAPEQPAEFLGVSLVPITAGYRVELTRSQIDRVRDQLLALGSINELVARCITLPKIGQVLTARKNGYLAAYDICHNIDALEHGLADLEQRILRQLYRDGLHIDLGRLSNVARTFLGLR; translated from the coding sequence ATGCCAAGTAACGCCTTCTCCACAGTGTTCTCGCAAGGCGCGCTACGTGACGCGTGGCGGTATCTGCTTAGCGCGACCTCACGGCAGTCTCGAAATACGGTCGGAGTTGATGACGTATCCATCAATGATTTCCTTTCCGACGAAAAAGGACAACTGAATCGATTGGTGCGGGATGTGCGTCAGCAGAGCTTTCGTTTCAGTCTCCTGCGGCCTCATCTGATTCCTAAGTCGAACGGCAAGGATCGCTTGATTTGCGTTCCGACTGTGCGAGACCGCATCGTTCAGCGAGCGTTGCTCGACTTTATCGCGACGCGCTACGCGGACAAATTCGCGAACAATGTGAGCTACGGCTTCGTCAAGAAGCGCGGCGTCAAAAAGGCGGTTGTCGATGCTTGCGCGCTGCGCGCCGAGCACCCGTGGGTCTTCAAGACCGATATCACATCCTTCTTCGATCGTATCGACCGTTCGCGACTAACGTCGGCGATTCGGCGATCGATTCGTGAGCGCTCACTACATGAGACCCTCCTTGGTGCGGTCTCGTGCGAGATTCAGCCGGCCGGAGGAAATACTGGGCGGCGGATCAAACAGCTTGGCATCCGGCGGGGCTTAGGTGTGCGGCAGGGTATGCCGCTCTCGCCGTTTTTTTCCAACATCATGCTGGCCGACTTCGACCGGTCTATCGAAACGCGCGGCCTCCGCGCTGTGCGCTATGCGGATGATCTGATCTTCTTTGCCGACTCGCGCGATGCATGTGAAGCCCTCGCGGCCTTTTGTGCAGAGCAGTTAGGTCGCATCGGCTTAGAGATCCCCCCGGTCGCCGCCGGTACGAAGTCAGTTATCTATGCGCCAGAGCAGCCAGCAGAGTTCCTCGGAGTGAGTTTGGTACCCATTACGGCAGGCTATCGAGTCGAATTAACTCGGTCGCAGATTGATCGCGTTCGGGATCAGTTGCTCGCGCTGGGCTCAATCAACGAGCTGGTCGCTCGGTGCATAACGCTGCCAAAGATCGGACAGGTTCTCACTGCTCGGAAGAATGGATACTTGGCCGCCTACGATATATGCCACAACATAGATGCTCTAGAGCACGGGCTTGCCGACCTGGAGCAGCGAATATTGAGGCAACTCTATCGGGACGGGCTTCACATCGACCTGGGTAGACTTTCAAACGTCGCCCGCACGTTCCTCGGACTACGTTAA
- a CDS encoding HNH endonuclease yields the protein MTMLTQTQTATLLRWLKEQAARNSGYIPSFANADTARVMGMDDMKRFGQQCGNIQSRIDYACFLCNLPPLGCAAVAPFSQAWQPEGRDWVFPVDQMQAAAQGRVWLPTDFDNVLSETERLPGRARLVWDKVFANEESKVKAWAASFGEVAQLTQTDDAERARTRRNPPWMRDELILALELYLQHRASPPGKDSPEVAELSSLLNDMGCALGLDEPDTYRNPNGVYMKMMNFRRFDPEYTKEGKVGLTRGNKDEKKVWNEFASDSERLAIVCSAIKLAIQRYSADAELSGADDPAIAEAEEGRILTRLHRVRERSRKLVEQAKTAALKKHGRLFCEACGFDFREKYGPIGEGLIDVHHTKPVHTLTEGDTTKLEDLALLCSNCHRVVHSSRRWLSVEQVSDLVRRVFRDIRASPLHPSGKL from the coding sequence ATGACAATGCTGACTCAGACACAAACTGCAACTCTCTTGCGTTGGCTGAAGGAGCAAGCGGCAAGAAATAGCGGCTATATTCCGTCGTTTGCGAATGCTGATACTGCGCGCGTCATGGGCATGGACGATATGAAGCGCTTCGGCCAGCAGTGCGGCAATATTCAATCGCGGATTGACTATGCGTGCTTCCTCTGCAATTTGCCTCCACTTGGTTGTGCCGCTGTTGCGCCGTTCAGTCAGGCATGGCAGCCGGAAGGCCGAGACTGGGTCTTCCCTGTTGATCAGATGCAGGCTGCCGCACAAGGGCGAGTATGGCTGCCAACCGACTTCGACAACGTATTGAGCGAGACCGAGCGGCTACCTGGGCGAGCGCGCCTTGTGTGGGACAAAGTCTTCGCCAATGAAGAATCTAAGGTTAAAGCTTGGGCAGCAAGTTTTGGCGAGGTAGCTCAGCTAACCCAAACTGACGATGCAGAAAGGGCTCGGACGAGGCGCAATCCGCCATGGATGCGCGACGAACTTATCCTCGCCCTTGAACTCTATCTTCAACATCGCGCATCACCACCAGGGAAAGACAGCCCCGAAGTGGCAGAGTTGTCGTCGCTTCTAAATGACATGGGGTGCGCGCTTGGGCTCGACGAACCAGACACTTATCGTAATCCGAACGGCGTCTACATGAAGATGATGAACTTTCGTCGCTTCGATCCCGAGTACACAAAGGAAGGTAAAGTTGGACTAACGCGGGGCAACAAAGATGAAAAAAAAGTGTGGAACGAATTTGCGAGTGATTCCGAGCGCCTTGCAATAGTCTGCTCGGCGATAAAACTTGCGATTCAACGGTACTCCGCCGACGCCGAGCTTAGCGGTGCTGATGATCCCGCTATTGCAGAGGCCGAAGAAGGTCGAATCTTGACACGACTGCATCGGGTACGCGAACGCAGTCGCAAACTCGTTGAGCAAGCTAAGACGGCCGCCCTAAAAAAACACGGTCGATTGTTCTGCGAGGCATGCGGATTCGATTTCCGAGAAAAGTATGGGCCGATTGGTGAGGGGCTAATTGATGTTCACCATACCAAACCCGTTCACACGCTTACAGAGGGAGATACAACGAAGCTAGAAGACCTCGCTCTGTTGTGCTCGAACTGCCATCGGGTCGTGCATTCTTCGCGACGCTGGCTTAGCGTTGAACAAGTGTCTGATCTCGTTCGACGGGTGTTCCGTGACATACGTGCCTCGCCCCTTCATCCTAGCGGAAAACTTTGA
- a CDS encoding AAA family ATPase, with protein MRIASFRVQNYKCFVDTGEIKLTPGFNVFIGRNDAGKSALMEALSLRHTHNPHRSLETVRTPTSEPPSSAPTSVAYDLSPEELRQHLTALASFFLPTGPNASASVFATFRSLLETGDRFNADWANGVVVKADLAGLGGLRRDANRYASVLNLAHPSDVQLALQNEITGSYSSYGVVLANWLRDKAYAFRAERLGLGRCAAGPDKVLSPNAQNLAAVLNVLSSSNPARYKRLVEHVRIVFPHISGITSVIVEGSSVEARVWSIPLESERSDLSVPLNQSGTGIGQVLAILYVVVTSDLPSVILIDEPQSFLHPGAVRKLLEILRSYSQHQYIITTHSPTLITLTENDQLFAVRRQEGTNVSTVALIDPNRQDDLRMSLADVGVRLGDVFGADAILWVEGKTEETCFPELLRQLTKTPLHGVQILGVDSTDELGAKNAQRVFEIYSRLAGTASLLPPAVAFILDKEQRSETEIANIERMGRGMVRWLPFRMYENYLLQSACIANLLNAEDASSGKAVSSEDVQAWMERHGGEKKYFAPREPTAYSDADWPQHVHGAKLLHDLFNEFTDARVSYDKVKHGVLLTRQLLPNPSGALSELCKILDELIRGAPSYTE; from the coding sequence ATGCGCATAGCAAGCTTTCGCGTACAGAACTACAAGTGCTTTGTCGACACGGGGGAAATCAAACTAACTCCCGGGTTTAACGTCTTTATCGGACGTAACGATGCTGGGAAGAGCGCACTCATGGAGGCATTGAGTCTTCGGCACACGCACAACCCTCATCGCAGCCTTGAGACAGTGCGAACGCCAACTTCTGAGCCACCATCGTCCGCGCCTACAAGTGTTGCTTACGACCTCTCGCCGGAAGAGCTGAGACAGCATCTCACGGCCCTGGCGAGTTTTTTCTTGCCCACAGGCCCAAATGCTTCGGCCTCGGTGTTTGCTACTTTTCGGAGTCTTCTTGAAACCGGAGACCGATTCAATGCGGACTGGGCCAATGGAGTAGTGGTCAAGGCGGATTTGGCGGGCCTCGGTGGGTTACGGCGTGACGCTAACCGATATGCGTCAGTTCTGAATCTTGCACATCCGAGCGATGTACAGCTTGCGCTGCAAAACGAGATAACTGGCTCATATTCGAGTTACGGAGTAGTCCTCGCAAATTGGCTACGTGACAAGGCATATGCGTTTCGTGCGGAGCGCTTGGGACTAGGAAGGTGTGCAGCCGGCCCGGACAAGGTTCTTAGTCCGAATGCGCAGAACCTTGCTGCAGTGCTTAATGTGCTGAGTTCCAGTAACCCGGCGCGTTACAAGCGACTGGTAGAGCATGTCAGGATAGTATTCCCGCATATTTCGGGAATTACATCAGTAATAGTCGAGGGAAGCAGCGTCGAAGCACGCGTGTGGAGTATTCCCCTTGAAAGCGAACGAAGCGATCTTTCGGTACCCTTAAATCAAAGCGGAACCGGAATCGGCCAAGTCCTCGCGATCTTGTACGTGGTGGTGACGTCTGATCTTCCGTCGGTGATCCTTATCGACGAACCACAAAGCTTTTTGCATCCCGGAGCGGTACGGAAGCTGCTGGAAATATTGCGCTCGTACAGTCAACACCAGTACATCATCACCACGCATTCGCCGACCCTTATCACGTTGACAGAAAACGACCAGCTATTTGCTGTGCGCCGCCAGGAGGGCACTAACGTCAGTACCGTCGCGCTGATTGATCCCAACCGCCAAGACGATCTTCGAATGTCGCTCGCAGACGTTGGTGTCCGCCTCGGAGACGTGTTTGGAGCGGACGCGATCTTGTGGGTAGAGGGAAAGACGGAAGAGACATGTTTTCCGGAATTGCTGCGGCAACTCACCAAGACCCCACTGCACGGAGTGCAAATTCTGGGCGTTGATAGTACGGACGAGTTGGGAGCGAAGAACGCACAACGGGTTTTTGAGATTTATTCTCGCTTGGCGGGCACGGCATCGCTTCTTCCGCCAGCGGTGGCCTTCATTCTTGATAAGGAGCAGCGCTCCGAAACTGAGATTGCCAACATAGAGCGTATGGGCAGAGGCATGGTCCGCTGGCTGCCGTTCCGCATGTACGAAAATTACCTTCTGCAGTCAGCGTGCATTGCAAATCTGCTAAATGCTGAGGACGCCAGTAGCGGTAAAGCGGTGTCTTCGGAAGATGTGCAAGCGTGGATGGAGCGTCACGGCGGGGAGAAGAAATACTTCGCTCCCCGTGAGCCGACGGCTTATTCGGATGCTGATTGGCCGCAGCACGTGCACGGGGCCAAATTGCTGCATGACCTCTTTAACGAATTTACTGACGCGCGGGTCAGCTATGACAAGGTTAAGCATGGGGTCTTATTGACGCGGCAGCTTCTCCCGAATCCCAGCGGAGCCCTGAGTGAACTCTGCAAGATATTGGACGAATTGATTCGCGGCGCACCGAGTTATACCGAATAA